AACCCTGTCTGCGCAAGCATAACAGCGCTTACCTTTTTTTAACCGGAATGCCCCTCCCATCCCTCACCTCCATTAGTTCCTCCCATCCTGCTTCCGCCGGTTACGCATATCCCTGCAGGTTATCCAGGCACAGGTTTCTTTCCGGCACAATTTTTACCTATCTTTTCAAGGATTAAATCAACAACCATCATGAAACACTTTACCTCCGTCTTTCTCCTGATTACCGTAATTTGTTCAACTGCCTGCAACAAAAAAGGTGATCCGGGCCACATCGCCAACAAATCCGACACATTCCAACTCAAAAATGAAGATTATATCAATGGTACCTGGAATTACTCAACCGGGCCTGGCAGCATGTTGCTCATCAACGCCAGGATTGCCACCCTGGACATACCGGCCATTACCTCCAAAATCTTTGATCAGGGTTCGGTGATGGTGTACATGAAACTTCCTGCAGGCGCATCAAGCCAGCCAAACGAGTACACCCAGCTTCCCATGACCATGCGTGCGTTCATCCCTGGCTACCTCATCCGATACACATTCGGATATGAAGCGGGCAAACTCCGCATTTACTACCTCCTTGAAGCCACCGATGCAGCTGCTACTGTTCCCAATGTGTATGCCACCACAATTCCCACTCAGCAGTTCAAATACACGATCATTCCCGGCCCGGCAGGCGCTAACCGCAATGCTCACAGGGAAATTGCAATGCCTGAAAAAGCGATTCAGTAGGCATCTAACCATATCAGACCTCCTTAAACGAAAAAAGGCCGTCTCCGGGGAGACGGCCTTCAATTTTTTTGCTAATCAGGCTGCTTGCTTTTCTTTTTGTCTTTTTATTTGGTTTACGAGAGAGTCCAGCGCGCTGTCAAAAGATTCTTCAAATGATTTGCTTGTTGCCTTTACGAAGAACTGATGACGGGGAACCTGAACCCGGATCTCTGCGATTTTGTCTTTAATGGCATGTACTACGTTATCCAGTTTTAAAAACACATCTACTTTGATTATGCGGTCGTGAAAAGTACCAATTTTCTGCAGTTTCTTATTTACGTACTCTACAAGTTTTCCATCGGGATTGAACCGCACGGTCTGAATGTTAACGTTCATAACAATCGCATTTTAACTGTGAACAATATATAAAGAACTTTCAAGATTTTCGAGGGCCAAAATCTGTACAATCGCACAGCGTTTTGTTCTCTATGAAGTTAATACATCAGTAATATTTCTCCAAATTTTAATTCACAGGAAATGCGAGATTTAACGCGGGTTTCAGGCTATGCTTTCGGATGCGCCTGTTTATGGATTTCTTTTAACGATTCAATAGAATTATGTGTATATACCTGTGTAGCTGCAAGACTGGAATGGCCCAATAATTCCTTCACTGCATCCAGGCTGGCGCCATGATATGTAAGGTGTGTGGCAAAGGTGTGACGAAGCACATGCGGGCTCCTTTTTTCCTGACTGGTCACTTCTCCCAGGTATTTCTTTACGGTGGTATATACAAAGGAGGGCGACAGCTCTTTTCCATCTTCCCTTACAAGCAGTAATTCATTGCCTTTATAACCGGCTGCAGTCCTTGCAGCCCCGGACAAATAATCCTTCTTGAGCTTGTCGTATTGCAACATGGCATTCATAAGATCTTCATTCACCGGGATCAGTCTTTCCTTATTTCCTTTTCCCAACACCTTGAGCGATCCCCGGGCCTTATCGATGGCCTGCCGCTTCAGCCCCATCAGTTCCGCACGCCTGATACCGGCATGATACAACAATCGCAGCAGCAATTGCTCTGTCATGATCAGCCAGGCCAGCTCTCTGGCAGGTTCCGCTTTCAGCAACTCAAGGTCTTTTTCCGCCAGATTTCCGAAATGCAGGCGCTCGCTGATCGCAGGAAGATTATTGAACAGGGTTTCCACCACTTCTTCCCCAAGGTAAACCGGCAGCCGGCCCGACAATTTCTGGCTCACTACCCTGTCCATGGGGATCTTACTGATCTGGCCCATGCGGAGAAAATATTTGAAGAAAGATTTAAGACTGGAGATCTTGCGGTTGATGGTTCTTGGAGAATAGCCCTCATCATTTTTAAGGGTGGCCACCCAACTGCGCACATAATCCGGCCGGATAGCTTTCAATTCCACGATGCCCAGGCCATAACCACTTTCGCGGACAACTATCTTGCCGCGCTTATCCCGCTTTACATATTTTTCAAACTGAAGGAACTGGAAGAAGTCGGAGAGATCGTTTTCGTAAGCCTCTACAGTATGTGCAGAACTTCGCTTCTCCCCCTTCAGGTAGGCAATGAATTCAGTTACAGCAGGATGCGGGGGAGATCATTGGTATTTTCCTGAGAATTGGCCATAGGTTAATATAAAAAAGATAGCTACAAAGTTACAATTAACTTTGCAGCTATCTTAATATATTCAGTTCAGAATGAACTATTTCCCTTCGATGGATCCGCTTGCTATCTGTTGCTTATAGATAGCTTTCAACACTTGGGTGCGACGTCTAACCGACGGCTTTGTATACGATTGACGTTCTCTCAATTGTAACAGAGTCTTCGCCTTCTCAAATTTCTTTTTGTACTTTTTGAGGGCCTTGTCGATGTTTTCGCAATCTTTTGAGTCGATGATCAGCATAGTTTGATACCTCCTTTAAATGCTTTAAGGGCAGCAAAGATAATAGTTTTTTCTAAAAAATCCATCTTCATTCAAATTAGTTCTGAATTTCCGAATTTTGCGCCATGTTTACCGGAATCATAGAATCATTAGGCCAGGTGGAAGAAGTACTGGTAGCCGGCACCAATAAGAGCTACTGGATCAAATCCCCTATTTCCCATGAATTGAAAATAGATCAGAGCATTTCCCACGACGGCGTCTGCCTTACGGTGGAGCAGGTTGACGGGCAGCGTCACAAGGTCACAGCCATCCAGGAAACGCTACAGAAAAGCAATCTTCATCAGTGGCAGCCCGGCCACAAGGTGAACCTGGAAAGATGCATGCCCATGAATGGCCGCCTCGATGGTCATATCGTGCAGGGACATGTAGATTCCAAGGCCACCTGCGTAACTGTGAATGACCTGGAAGGCAGTCGCGAATTCCGTTTCCGCTTTCCCGCTTCCTTCGCCTCACTGGTGATCGAAAAAGGCTCAGCCAGTATCAACGGCATCAGTCTTACTATTTTCAATGTAACACGCGAAGAGTTCTCAGTAGCCATTATTCCCTATACACTGGAACATACCAATATCCAATTTGTGTTCCCGGGCACAGAAGTGAATATCGAATTTGATATGGTGGGAAAATATATAACGAGATACCTGAGCCTGCAGCAATCCTGAGCCTTCATCAGAAGGCCGGGCACTCCCAGCCACGGAGGTTCCAGATAAGATACCTGTCTTCCGGATGCAATA
This portion of the Pseudobacter ginsenosidimutans genome encodes:
- a CDS encoding riboflavin synthase, producing the protein MFTGIIESLGQVEEVLVAGTNKSYWIKSPISHELKIDQSISHDGVCLTVEQVDGQRHKVTAIQETLQKSNLHQWQPGHKVNLERCMPMNGRLDGHIVQGHVDSKATCVTVNDLEGSREFRFRFPASFASLVIEKGSASINGISLTIFNVTREEFSVAIIPYTLEHTNIQFVFPGTEVNIEFDMVGKYITRYLSLQQS
- the rpsU gene encoding 30S ribosomal protein S21 — translated: MLIIDSKDCENIDKALKKYKKKFEKAKTLLQLRERQSYTKPSVRRRTQVLKAIYKQQIASGSIEGK
- a CDS encoding tyrosine-type recombinase/integrase, producing the protein MAYLKGEKRSSAHTVEAYENDLSDFFQFLQFEKYVKRDKRGKIVVRESGYGLGIVELKAIRPDYVRSWVATLKNDEGYSPRTINRKISSLKSFFKYFLRMGQISKIPMDRVVSQKLSGRLPVYLGEEVVETLFNNLPAISERLHFGNLAEKDLELLKAEPARELAWLIMTEQLLLRLLYHAGIRRAELMGLKRQAIDKARGSLKVLGKGNKERLIPVNEDLMNAMLQYDKLKKDYLSGAARTAAGYKGNELLLVREDGKELSPSFVYTTVKKYLGEVTSQEKRSPHVLRHTFATHLTYHGASLDAVKELLGHSSLAATQVYTHNSIESLKEIHKQAHPKA
- a CDS encoding HPF/RaiA family ribosome-associated protein, which codes for MNVNIQTVRFNPDGKLVEYVNKKLQKIGTFHDRIIKVDVFLKLDNVVHAIKDKIAEIRVQVPRHQFFVKATSKSFEESFDSALDSLVNQIKRQKEKQAA